A window of the Gossypium hirsutum isolate 1008001.06 chromosome A05, Gossypium_hirsutum_v2.1, whole genome shotgun sequence genome harbors these coding sequences:
- the LOC107959230 gene encoding protein IQ-DOMAIN 1 — protein MGVSGKWIKALVGLKKSEKSQSSEKVENRATGSKFRHRRKHSVEFDTNELQEELDENAASLAENATCATIDAAGCPSDALEVHDAPLNEHAREEWAATRIQTAFRGFLARRALRALKGLVRLQALVRGHAVRKQAAITLRCMQALVRVQARVRARRVRLALENQTAQQKLQQQLANEAHVKEIEEGWCDSIGSVEEIQAKLLKRQEAAAKRERAMAYALAHQWQAGSRQQSVPAGFEPDKSSWGWNWLERWMAVRPWENRFLDINLRDGVKIREDSPAEGKNDASSQIKPAIGKPAASSLHANLSNKKTGPSHFDGSDSPPGKSACVLEAVNAPSSKPKSKPNREDSVEEAGSGPVISSRSHSNPKERRTQSDKLAKRRLSMPNTGGVIVSQTTKLSKTAAKPNPGPHKPIRDRSKLNGRDSNPTKPVAKAVDL, from the exons ATGGGTGTCTCAGGAAAATGGATCAAAGCACTAGTGGGCTTGAAGAAATCAGAAAAGTCTCAATCTTCAGAGAAAGTAGAAAAT AGAGCAACTGGTAGCAAATTTCGTCACCGAAGAAAGCATTCGGTTGAGTTTGATACAAATGAACTTCAAGAAGAGTTGGATGAGAATGCTGCTTCACTAGCTGAAAATGCTACTTGTGCAACTATAGATGCTGCTGGCTGTCCTTCTGATGCACTTGAAGTGCATGATGCACCTCTTAATGAACATGCAAGGGAAGAATGGGCTGCCACGAGGATACAAACTGCTTTCCGAGGATTTCTG GCCAGAAGAGCACTGCGAGCATTAAAAGGATTGGTAAGACTGCAGGCCCTTGTCAGGGGTCATGCTGTAAGAAAACAAGCTGCTATAACTCTTCGCTGCATGCAAGCTTTGGTTAGAGTTCAGGCTCGTGTAAGAGCAAGGCGTGTTCGGCTGGCATTAGAAAATCAAACTGCACAACAGAAACTTCAGCAACAACTTGCAAATGAGGCACACGTTAAAGAAATAGAG GAAGGGTGGTGTGATAGTATAGGATCCGTTGAAGAAATTCAAGCAAAGTTACTGAAAAGGCAGGAAGCTGCAGCTAAACGTGAGAGAGCCATGGCATATGCTCTGGCTCATCAG TGGCAAGCAGGATCAAGACAGCAGTCAGTGCCTGCTGGATTTGAACCAGATAAAAGCAGCTGGGGTTGGAACTGGTTGGAGAGATGGATGGCTGTACGTCCATGGGAGAATCGTTTCCTTGACATTAATCTTCGAGATGGAGTAAAGATACGCGAGGATAGTCCTGCTGAGGGAAAGAATGATGCCAGTTCTCAGATAAAACCTGCTATCGGGAAACCAGCTGCATCAAGTCTTCATGCTAAcctttcaaataaaaaaacagGTCCATCCCACTTTGATGGGAGCGATTCCCCACCTGGTAAGTCTGCATGTGTGCTTGAAGCAGTGAATgcgccatcttccaagccaaaatccaaacCAAATCGTGAAGATTCTGTTGAAGAAGCTGGCTCAGGACCTGTTATTAGTTCAAGATCTCATAGCAATCCTAAAGAGAGGCGGACACAGTCTGATAAACTGGCCAAGAGGCGATTGTCTATGCCAAACACTG GTGGGGTTATTGTGTCCCAAACAACTAAGCTGAGCAAAACTGCTGCAAAACCGAACCCTGGCCCCCACAAACCTATAAGGGATAGGTCCAAGTTAAACGGACGAGACTCAAATCCCACAAAACCTGTAGCAAAGGCTGTTGATCTGTAA
- the LOC121229284 gene encoding glycosyltransferase BC10 — protein MYSTPFILSFSLLLSLPILFFFLAPTFHPHPLPPISVPDELDDLRLFHRATTPSLSSSHLSSSSSPKIAFLFLTNSDLHFLPLWNRFFRTAKTSRYNIYVHADPTVNITRPTKSVFDDRFIPNAKRTFRASATLISATRRLLATAILDDPANAYFAVLSQYCIPLRSFNYIYRSLFTSKTFDLTSNSSDLTQYGVRVKYKSFIEIISKEPRLWKRYVARGRFVMMPEVPFEDFRVGSQFFVLTRKHALLVVKDRTLWRKFKLPCYRASECYPEEHYFPTLLSMQDPDAVTRYTLTRVNWTGTVAGHPYMYKPKEVSAKLIYELRKSNYSSSYLFARKFSPDCLKPLMGIADSVILRD, from the coding sequence ATGTATTCCACCCCTTTTATTCTCTCCTTTTCCCTCCTCCTTTCCCTCCctatcctcttcttcttcttagcCCCTACTTTCCATCCCCACCCTCTTCCCCCCATCTCCGTCCCCGACGAACTCGACGACCTCCGTCTCTTCCACCGCGCCACCACCCCTTCCTTATCTTCATCCCATCTCTCCTCCTCTTCCTCCCCCAAAATTGCTTTCCTTTTCTTAACCAACTCCGACCTCCATTTCCTTCCTCTTTGGAACCGTTTCTTCCGAACCGCTAAAACTTCACGCTACAACATCTATGTCCACGCTGATCCCACCGTCAACATTACTCGCCCCACCAAATCCGTTTTCGATGACCGTTTCATTCCCAACGCCAAACGCACTTTCAGGGCTTCCGCCACGCTGATCTCCGCCACCCGACGCCTCCTCGCCACTGCCATCCTCGACGATCCCGCCAATGCTTACTTCGCCGTCCTCTCCCAGTACTGCATCCCTCTCCGTTCCTTCAATTACATCTACCGCTCCCTCTTCACTTCCAAAACCTTTGATCTCACCTCCAACTCCTCTGATTTGACTCAGTACGGTGTTCGAGTCAAGTACAAATCTTTCATCGAGATTATTTCCAAGGAACCCAGGCTGTGGAAACGGTATGTAGCACGTGGCCGATTTGTGATGATGCCGGAGGTGCCATTCGAGGATTTCCGAGTTGGATCTCAGTTTTTTGTATTGACTCGGAAACACGCGTTACTGGTGGTCAAAGATCGGACTCTTTGGAGGAAATTCAAGTTACCGTGTTATCGTGCCAGCGAGTGTTACCCGGAAGAACATTATTTTCCgacattgttgtcaatgcaagaCCCAGATGCGGTGACTCGCTATACTTTAACTCGGGTTAATTGGACCGGAACGGTTGCGGGTCACCCCTACATGTATAAGCCGAAAGAAGTGTCGGCCAAGTTGATTTATGAGTTGAGGAAGTCAAATTACTCGAGTTCATACTTGTTTGCTAGGAAATTCTCACCAGATTGTTTGAAACCCTTGATGGGTATTGCTGATTCGGTCATTCTTCGAGATTGA